From the Streptococcus sanguinis genome, the window TGAAGACCGTGTTTATTGGTTATACAGCTACTGTTGATGGTATGAACATTACCAATACACCAGTTCCAGGAGTTCCGCAACCGCCGAAACCTAGCTCGGACAATAGCTCTAAGAGCAGCTCTAGTTCAAGTAGCTCAAGCAGCAGTAGCACGACTTCTAGCTCAAGCAGCAGTACAGGAAGCACTGTTGTGATCATCGAATCAGACGATGGTAGTGGCGGAGGAAATGCCTCTAATGTTGGAACCAAGAAAGTTCTCCCTAAAGCGGGTGAGAATGCTAGCTGGATCATGATTGCTGCTGGAGTAGCTCTAGTAGGCTTGGTAGGCTTCATTGCCTTCCGTGCCAAGAAGAAATAAAATTTCATCTCTGTTCCTTGTGGAGCAGAGATTTTTGCTAGCGTAAAACTGAGATCAAAAGCTAGCTGGCTTCATTTTCACAATCAGTCATTATATTGTATCCTTTTGTTAATCAAGACTGTGATGTTCCGTAATATAGTTGTTTTAAAATAAAAAGCAACTAAGATGTT encodes:
- a CDS encoding Cna B-type domain-containing protein → MITASGTKTWNDDNDKDGKRPDKITVRLYANGVEVASKEVGPNAQASGSMSLLTCQRPAQMEKILSTQLLKTVFIGYTATVDGMNITNTPVPGVPQPPKPSSDNSSKSSSSSSSSSSSSTTSSSSSSTGSTVVIIESDDGSGGGNASNVGTKKVLPKAGENASWIMIAAGVALVGLVGFIAFRAKKK